The Colias croceus chromosome 3, ilColCroc2.1 genome includes a region encoding these proteins:
- the LOC123706399 gene encoding glutathione hydrolase 6-like isoform X2, whose amino-acid sequence MSVSPETQSTTGVVELREDVPLKPYNASPGFCSGGPRLIIGAFSALTIAITIALFTQIYYGDYQIVPHGSVSSSAAECSSIGTNILRDGGGAIDAAIASSLCLAVVAPHRTSLDASGSLLFWEYRKSPTEQPTLIEWGGIQNASSPSISPAPRLIVALAALHKTYGVIPWSKLLQPAIDLASTGYNISTGLSIAAASQVEPGYITGSTRKEPLLASYLQLLQHNTSTELCTTWPCEALAPITSAAVPAGPWRVWTGTAGARAATALAAALVPAPLTALDGFQRVVSSLQAQAITAAGNWPSGVASGLAVVDPQDTYVALVTGLSVPFGSGNITGDGWKQDLPSSPLDLAPAILIDEFVCGTRYVMGAESLSALAEGAAAALIEGPLNIVDAVESARVAVGAGGTLALEPDRLLPPAALATLLNGVPLNATLPLAALNLVQQRGDELLSHADSRGGGLASRF is encoded by the exons atgtcTGTAAGCCCTGAAACTCAATCTACCACAG gTGTGGTCGAACTTCGAGAGGACGTCCCTCTAAAGCCCTACAATGCCTCTCCAGGTTTCTGTTCTGGAGGCCCTAGGCTTATAATCGGGGCCTTTTCCGCCCTAACAATAGCAATCACGATAGCCCTATTCACGCAAATCTACTATGGAGACTACCAA ATAGTTCCTCACGGCTCCGTATCATCGTCCGCTGCGGAATGTTCCAGCATCGGCACCAATATATTGAGAGACGGTGGTGGCGCTATAGATGCAGCCATCGCGAGTTCGTTGTGCCTGGCCGTGGTCGCGCCGCATCGGACTTCACTTGATGC AAGTGGATCTCTGTTATTTTGGGAATACAGAAAATCTCCCACAGAACAGCCTACACTGATAGAATGGGGAGGAATACAGAATGCGTCATCTCCCTCCATATCCCCAGCACCAAGACTGATAGTGGCTTTGGCGGCGCTACACAAAACCTATGGCGTGATACCATGGTCAAAATTATTGCAGCCTGCGATTGATTTAGCCAG TACTGGATACAATATATCTACGGGTCTCTCGATCGCAGCAGCATCACAAGTAGAGCCGGGCTACATCACAGGGTCGACCCGGAAAGAACCGCTATTGGCCAGTTACTTACAATTACTGCAACATAACACTAGTACag AACTATGCACCACTTGGCCCTGCGAGGCCCTAGCTCCCATCACCAGTGCTGCAGTCCCTGCAGGGCCCTGGCGGGTATGGACAGGGACCGCGGGTGCTAGGGCTGCTACCGCACTAGCCGCGGCCCTAGTTCCTGCTCCGCTGACAGCCCTGGATGGGTTCCAACG GGTGGTATCAAGCTTACAAGCGCAAGCGATTACAGCAGCGGGGAATTGGCCGAGCGGTGTAGCGTCTGGCCTTGCTGTTGTTGATCCACAAGATACTTATGTTGCTCTAGTAac cGGTCTATCAGTACCTTTCGGGTCTGGTAACATAACAGGCGACGGCTGGAAACAAGACTTACCTTCCTCTCCATTAGACTTGGCTCCCGCTATTCTAATCGACGAGTTCGTCTGCG GTACGCGTTATGTAATGGGCGCAGAGTCACTTTCAGCGCTTGCAGAGGGCGCTGCTGCAGCGCTTATAGAAGGTCCTTTGAATATAGTAGACGCGGTAGAAAGCGCTAGAGTCGCTGTAGGCGCGGGTGGGACGCTAGCGCTTGAACCGGACAGATTGTTACCTCCAGCGGCTTTAGCGACGCTGCTCAATGGAGTACCGCTAAACGCTACGCTTCCGCTTGCAGCGCTTAATTTGGTGCAACAGCGAGGAGACGAACTTTTGTCGCACGCGGACAGTCGTGGTGGTGGACTTGCGTCGAGATTTTag
- the LOC123706399 gene encoding glutathione hydrolase 6-like isoform X1 encodes MNKTLKQHQNVFKKSYYSRLTCIRMVLQSHGVVELREDVPLKPYNASPGFCSGGPRLIIGAFSALTIAITIALFTQIYYGDYQIVPHGSVSSSAAECSSIGTNILRDGGGAIDAAIASSLCLAVVAPHRTSLDASGSLLFWEYRKSPTEQPTLIEWGGIQNASSPSISPAPRLIVALAALHKTYGVIPWSKLLQPAIDLASTGYNISTGLSIAAASQVEPGYITGSTRKEPLLASYLQLLQHNTSTELCTTWPCEALAPITSAAVPAGPWRVWTGTAGARAATALAAALVPAPLTALDGFQRVVSSLQAQAITAAGNWPSGVASGLAVVDPQDTYVALVTGLSVPFGSGNITGDGWKQDLPSSPLDLAPAILIDEFVCGTRYVMGAESLSALAEGAAAALIEGPLNIVDAVESARVAVGAGGTLALEPDRLLPPAALATLLNGVPLNATLPLAALNLVQQRGDELLSHADSRGGGLASRF; translated from the exons ATGAACAAAACCCTTAAACAACATCAAAACGTGTTTAAAAAATCCTATTATAGCCGACTCACCTGTATTCGCATGGTTTTACAATCTCACG gTGTGGTCGAACTTCGAGAGGACGTCCCTCTAAAGCCCTACAATGCCTCTCCAGGTTTCTGTTCTGGAGGCCCTAGGCTTATAATCGGGGCCTTTTCCGCCCTAACAATAGCAATCACGATAGCCCTATTCACGCAAATCTACTATGGAGACTACCAA ATAGTTCCTCACGGCTCCGTATCATCGTCCGCTGCGGAATGTTCCAGCATCGGCACCAATATATTGAGAGACGGTGGTGGCGCTATAGATGCAGCCATCGCGAGTTCGTTGTGCCTGGCCGTGGTCGCGCCGCATCGGACTTCACTTGATGC AAGTGGATCTCTGTTATTTTGGGAATACAGAAAATCTCCCACAGAACAGCCTACACTGATAGAATGGGGAGGAATACAGAATGCGTCATCTCCCTCCATATCCCCAGCACCAAGACTGATAGTGGCTTTGGCGGCGCTACACAAAACCTATGGCGTGATACCATGGTCAAAATTATTGCAGCCTGCGATTGATTTAGCCAG TACTGGATACAATATATCTACGGGTCTCTCGATCGCAGCAGCATCACAAGTAGAGCCGGGCTACATCACAGGGTCGACCCGGAAAGAACCGCTATTGGCCAGTTACTTACAATTACTGCAACATAACACTAGTACag AACTATGCACCACTTGGCCCTGCGAGGCCCTAGCTCCCATCACCAGTGCTGCAGTCCCTGCAGGGCCCTGGCGGGTATGGACAGGGACCGCGGGTGCTAGGGCTGCTACCGCACTAGCCGCGGCCCTAGTTCCTGCTCCGCTGACAGCCCTGGATGGGTTCCAACG GGTGGTATCAAGCTTACAAGCGCAAGCGATTACAGCAGCGGGGAATTGGCCGAGCGGTGTAGCGTCTGGCCTTGCTGTTGTTGATCCACAAGATACTTATGTTGCTCTAGTAac cGGTCTATCAGTACCTTTCGGGTCTGGTAACATAACAGGCGACGGCTGGAAACAAGACTTACCTTCCTCTCCATTAGACTTGGCTCCCGCTATTCTAATCGACGAGTTCGTCTGCG GTACGCGTTATGTAATGGGCGCAGAGTCACTTTCAGCGCTTGCAGAGGGCGCTGCTGCAGCGCTTATAGAAGGTCCTTTGAATATAGTAGACGCGGTAGAAAGCGCTAGAGTCGCTGTAGGCGCGGGTGGGACGCTAGCGCTTGAACCGGACAGATTGTTACCTCCAGCGGCTTTAGCGACGCTGCTCAATGGAGTACCGCTAAACGCTACGCTTCCGCTTGCAGCGCTTAATTTGGTGCAACAGCGAGGAGACGAACTTTTGTCGCACGCGGACAGTCGTGGTGGTGGACTTGCGTCGAGATTTTag
- the LOC123706206 gene encoding uncharacterized protein LOC123706206 — protein MDHNQPSTSSGCHGITFTKTEKGRRMLLRGGYMYTFHRETKIGTVWRCTDRSCSAIIKISENDTSSIRILHEAAHKCQPNFVKTEIIKTKNLCKKAAVSSSTPMPQLFEEVFKPEKDAGYDLLNALPKFSNFSRSLYNVRNHALNVPKTHFTKCEDVIIPTKYIDGFLLFDDDSDPKNRIIAFCTEAAREVIPNVHTYFLDGTFSSCCTPFYQLYCIHGDVNSDENFTNIVPLIYVLMPNKQERSYERLFISLKEHLPNWAPLTMIVDFEVAVINVIKNVFPGVKLQGCNFHFKQALAKKAHALNMNSIDEKRHLALCAALAHVKKEDIEDAWLCIMEDAPQNEAVTKFNDYFVTQWLENKSIEFIWNVHGYRHRTINLAEAWHKRLNNMMHTKKPRMLQFLETLKKEADYVDVKIKKMKLAIPLNLRTRRSIAYDKELRTILDNYNNMSLAEILKKLSYLQHFKDM, from the exons ATGGATCATAATCAGCCGAGTACAAGTTCGGGATGCCATggg ATCACATTTACGAAAACTGAAAAGGGGAGGCGAATGCTTTTGAGAGGTGGTTATATGTACACTTTTCATCGGGAAACTAAGATTGGAACTGTATGGAGGTGTACAGATCGTTCATGCAGtgcaattataaaaatttcggAGAATGATACGAGTAGCATTAGAATTTTGCATGAAGCGGCTCATAAGTGCCAACCAAATTTTGTGAAAACAGAAATTATCAAGACAAAAAATCTTTGTAAAAAAGCAGCAGTGAGCTCCAGCACACCTATGCCTCAATTATTTGAAGAAGTTTTCAAACCGGAAAAGGACGCAGgctatgatttattaaatgccTTACCGAAATTCTCAAACTTTTCAAGATCACTTTACAACGTAAGGAATCATGCATTAAACGTACCAAAAacacattttacaaaatgcGAAGATGTTATAATTCCGACAAAATATATAGATGGGTTTTTGTTATTCGATGATGACAGTGACCCCAAGAACAGAATAATAGCATTCTGTACCGAGGCAGCTCGTGAAGTTATACCAAATgttcatacatattttttggaTGGAACTTTTTCAAGCTGCTGTACACCATTTTATCAGCTATACTGCATACATGGTGACGTGAACAGTGACGAAAACTTTACAAACATAGTCCCTCTCATCTACGTTCTAATGCCTAATAAACAAGAACGGTCTTATGAACGTCTTTTTATTTCACTTAAGGAACATTTACCGAATTGGGCACCGCTAACAATGATTGTCGACTTCGAAGTTGCAGTGATAAACgtcataaaaaatgtttttccgGGTGTTAAACTACAAGGATGCAACTTCCATTTTAAACAAGCATTGGCAAAAAAAGCTCACGCTTTAAACATGAACAGCATCGATGAAAAGAGACACTTAGCCTTGTGTGCTGCTTTGGCTCACGTAAAGAAAGAGGATATTGAAGACGCTTGGTTGTGCATAATGGAAGATGCTCCACAGAACGAAGCagttacaaaatttaatgattattttgtAACCCAGTGgttagaaaataaaagtatagaGTTTATTTGGAATGTACATGGTTATCGTCACAGGACGATTAATCTAGCGGAAGCGTGGCATAAacgtttaaacaatatgatgCATACAAAAAAACCTAGAATGCTTCAGTTTCTTGAAACACTTAAAAAGGAGGCTGACTATGtagatgttaaaataaaaaaaatgaaactgGCCATACCATTAAATTTGAGAACACGTAGATCTATTGCATATGACAAAGAATTAAGAACTATTTTGGacaattataacaatatgtcCCTGGCTGAAATTCTTAAAAAACTATCTTATTTGCAGCATTTTAAAGACatgtaa
- the LOC123706399 gene encoding glutathione hydrolase 6-like isoform X3, with protein sequence MSLNISSVVELREDVPLKPYNASPGFCSGGPRLIIGAFSALTIAITIALFTQIYYGDYQIVPHGSVSSSAAECSSIGTNILRDGGGAIDAAIASSLCLAVVAPHRTSLDASGSLLFWEYRKSPTEQPTLIEWGGIQNASSPSISPAPRLIVALAALHKTYGVIPWSKLLQPAIDLASTGYNISTGLSIAAASQVEPGYITGSTRKEPLLASYLQLLQHNTSTELCTTWPCEALAPITSAAVPAGPWRVWTGTAGARAATALAAALVPAPLTALDGFQRVVSSLQAQAITAAGNWPSGVASGLAVVDPQDTYVALVTGLSVPFGSGNITGDGWKQDLPSSPLDLAPAILIDEFVCGTRYVMGAESLSALAEGAAAALIEGPLNIVDAVESARVAVGAGGTLALEPDRLLPPAALATLLNGVPLNATLPLAALNLVQQRGDELLSHADSRGGGLASRF encoded by the exons ATGTCTCTAAATATATCCA gTGTGGTCGAACTTCGAGAGGACGTCCCTCTAAAGCCCTACAATGCCTCTCCAGGTTTCTGTTCTGGAGGCCCTAGGCTTATAATCGGGGCCTTTTCCGCCCTAACAATAGCAATCACGATAGCCCTATTCACGCAAATCTACTATGGAGACTACCAA ATAGTTCCTCACGGCTCCGTATCATCGTCCGCTGCGGAATGTTCCAGCATCGGCACCAATATATTGAGAGACGGTGGTGGCGCTATAGATGCAGCCATCGCGAGTTCGTTGTGCCTGGCCGTGGTCGCGCCGCATCGGACTTCACTTGATGC AAGTGGATCTCTGTTATTTTGGGAATACAGAAAATCTCCCACAGAACAGCCTACACTGATAGAATGGGGAGGAATACAGAATGCGTCATCTCCCTCCATATCCCCAGCACCAAGACTGATAGTGGCTTTGGCGGCGCTACACAAAACCTATGGCGTGATACCATGGTCAAAATTATTGCAGCCTGCGATTGATTTAGCCAG TACTGGATACAATATATCTACGGGTCTCTCGATCGCAGCAGCATCACAAGTAGAGCCGGGCTACATCACAGGGTCGACCCGGAAAGAACCGCTATTGGCCAGTTACTTACAATTACTGCAACATAACACTAGTACag AACTATGCACCACTTGGCCCTGCGAGGCCCTAGCTCCCATCACCAGTGCTGCAGTCCCTGCAGGGCCCTGGCGGGTATGGACAGGGACCGCGGGTGCTAGGGCTGCTACCGCACTAGCCGCGGCCCTAGTTCCTGCTCCGCTGACAGCCCTGGATGGGTTCCAACG GGTGGTATCAAGCTTACAAGCGCAAGCGATTACAGCAGCGGGGAATTGGCCGAGCGGTGTAGCGTCTGGCCTTGCTGTTGTTGATCCACAAGATACTTATGTTGCTCTAGTAac cGGTCTATCAGTACCTTTCGGGTCTGGTAACATAACAGGCGACGGCTGGAAACAAGACTTACCTTCCTCTCCATTAGACTTGGCTCCCGCTATTCTAATCGACGAGTTCGTCTGCG GTACGCGTTATGTAATGGGCGCAGAGTCACTTTCAGCGCTTGCAGAGGGCGCTGCTGCAGCGCTTATAGAAGGTCCTTTGAATATAGTAGACGCGGTAGAAAGCGCTAGAGTCGCTGTAGGCGCGGGTGGGACGCTAGCGCTTGAACCGGACAGATTGTTACCTCCAGCGGCTTTAGCGACGCTGCTCAATGGAGTACCGCTAAACGCTACGCTTCCGCTTGCAGCGCTTAATTTGGTGCAACAGCGAGGAGACGAACTTTTGTCGCACGCGGACAGTCGTGGTGGTGGACTTGCGTCGAGATTTTag